The following proteins are co-located in the Solanum pennellii chromosome 1, SPENNV200 genome:
- the LOC107012358 gene encoding cysteine-rich and transmembrane domain-containing protein WIH2-like — MSYYNQPPPVGVPPPQGYPPKDAYGYPPPQGYPPQGYPPQGYPSPPGYPSPHGYPPPPYGAPQYAAPPPPQKNSATSGVMTGCLAAVCCCCLLDACF, encoded by the exons atGAGTTATTATAATCAACCTCCTCCCGTTGGTGTACCTCCCCCTCAag gatATCCACCAAAGGATGCATATGGGTACCCTCCTCCTCAAGGTTATCCTCCTCAAGGCTATCCTCCACAAGGCTATCCTTCTCCGCCAGGTTACCCTTCTCCACACGGCTACCCTCCTCCACCATACGGTGCTCCTCAATACGCCGCTCCGCCACCACCTCAAAAAAATTCAGCCACCTCCGGTGTCATGACCGGCTG TTTGGCTGCGGTTTGCTGTTGCTGCCTTTTAGATGCATGCTTTTAA
- the LOC107012349 gene encoding telomere repeat-binding factor 1, whose amino-acid sequence MGAPKQKWTPDEEAALKAGVRKHGPGKWRTILKDPEFSGVLYSRSNVDLKDKWRNMSVMANGCGSREKARLALKRMNQARKQDERSLSVSTEAISDEEMTEARLATTSSDSLQMRGSKRSIIRLDNLIMEAISNLKEPGGSNKTTIATYIEDQYWAPTNFKRLLSAKLKYLTATGRLVKMKRKYIIAPTLVLSDRRRIPSVPLLESSQRISSRVDPDDINTLTKAQVDFELTKMRSMTPQEAAVAAARAVAEAEVAIAEAEDAAREADAAEADAEAAQAFAEAAMKALEGRSIPRMMIHA is encoded by the exons ATGGGTGCACCTAAACAGAAGTGGACTCCAGACGAAGAAGCTGCTCTTAAAGCTGGGGTCCGTAAGCATGGACCAGGCAAATGGCGGACGATCCTCAAGGACCCAGAGTTTAGCGGAGTGTTGTACTCGCGTTCAAATGTAGATCTAAAG GACAAGTGGAGGAACATGAGTGTGATGGCCAACGGTTGTGGTTCTAGAGAGAAAGCAAGGTTGGCTCTCAAAAGAATGAATCAAGCCCGTAAACAGGATGAGAGGTCTTTATCTGTCTCCACTGAGGCTATAAGTGACGAGGAAATGACTGAAGCAAGGCTAGCTACTACTTCTAGTGATTCTCTACAGATGCGTGGGTCAAAAAGATCTATCATAAG ATTGGATAATCTTATAATGGAGGCTATAAGCAACTTGAAGGAGCCGGGTGGTTCCAACAAGACTACTATAGCAACATACATAGAG GATCAATATTGGGCACCTACAAACTTTAAAAGGCTACTTTCGGCAAAACTGAAGTATTTAACTGCAACTGGGAGACTTGTCAAG ATGAAGCGAAAGTATATAATAGCACCAACACTGGTATTATCTGACAGAAGAAGAATTCCTTCCGTTCCTCTCTTGGAAAGCAGCCAGAGGATCTCCTCCCGGGTTGATCCGGATGATATAAACACACTTACTAAGGCTCAAGTAGATTTTGAGTTAACTAAGATGAGGAGTATGACACCTCAAGAGGCAGCAGTAGCTGCTGCACGAGCTGTTGCAGAAGCAGAAGTAGCCATAGCAGAAGCTGAGGATGCTGCCAGAGAGGCTGATGCTGCTGAAGCTGATGCCGAAGCTGCACAAGCCTTTGCAGAAGCTGCAATGAAAGCACTAGAAGGGAGAAGCATCCCAAGGATG ATGATCCATGCTTGA
- the LOC107015703 gene encoding nucleobase-ascorbate transporter 4 yields the protein MTVQAKDELVPHPVKEQLPGVDYCINSNPSWAEAVILGFQHYLVMLGTSVIIPTIIVPQMGGGNVEKAQVIQTLLFVAGVNTLLQSWFGTRLPVVIGGSFRFIIPAVFIALSNRYNAYLDPRERFKQSMRSMQGALMIASVIPALAGFLGVWRIVTRFLCPLSKAPLVLLVGIGLYEQGFPLLGECVEIGLPELVLLILLSQFIPHMWKLKLPIFERFAVLLSVGIVWAFAALLTVAGAYKNRPLQTQFSCRVDRSGLVSGASWIRFPYPLQWGIPNVDAGQVFMMMAAVFVSLVESTGGFIAAARYGSATFCPASVLSRGAGWLGLSTLINGLWGTPSGSTVSVENVGLLTLTRVGSRRVIQISAVFMLFFSVLGKFGAILASIPLPIIGALYCVLFALMSAAGFDLLQFCNLNSYRTKFILGFSIYMGLSVPQYFKGYVITTGRGPVQSGSATFDQIMQVIFTSPATVAGVIAYFLDLTLARRHPLTRKDSGRHWWAKFKYYGRDPRSEEFYSLPYGLSKYFPSV from the exons ATGACAGTACAGGCGAAAGATGAATTGGTGCCTCATCCAGTGAAAGAACAACTTCCAGGAGTTGATTATTGTATTAACAGCAATCCTTCTTGGG CTGAGGCTGTTATATTGGGTTTTCAACACTATTTAGTAATGCTTGGCACTTCTGTCATCATCCCTACCATCATTGTCCCTCAAATGGGCGGTGGAAAC GTGGAGAAAGCTCAAGTGATACAAACTTTGCTCTTTGTTGCGGGGGTGAATACTCTATTGCAATCTTGGTTTGGAACTCGGCTTCCAGTGGTGATAGGTGGATCATTCAGATTCATAATACCAGCCGTTTTTATTGCATTATCCAATAGATACAATGCATACCTTGATCCTCGTGAG AGGTTTAAACAATCGATGAGAAGTATGCAGGGGGCTCTGATGATTGCATCAGTTATTCCAGCATTAGCTGGTTTTCTTGGAGTTTGGAGAATTGTTACAAG GTTCTTGTGTCCGCTTTCTAAGGCTCCACTGGTGTTGCTTGTTGGCATTGGGCTATATGAGCAAGGTTTTCCACTT CTGGGAGAATGTGTTGAAATTGGACTTCCGGAGTTAGTTCTACTCATATTGTTGTCACAA TTCATTCCTCATATGTGGAAATTAAAGCTACCCATATTTGAGCGATTTGCTGTCCTGTTATCAGTTGGAATAGTGTGGGCATTTGCAGCCCTTCTCACAGTAGCAGGTGCATACAAGAACAGACCCCTGCAGACTCAGTTCAGTTGCCGAGTTGATCGCTCTGGGCTTGTTAGTGGAGCTTCATG GATAAGATTTCCTTACCCATTGCAATGGGGTATTCCCAATGTTGATGCTGGACAAGTCTTTATGATGATGGCTGCAGTTTTTGTTTCTCTCGTTGAG TCTACTGGAGGATTTATTGCAGCTGCAAGATATGGAAGTGCAACATTTTGCCCAGCTTCTGTGCTGAGCCGTGGTGCTGGATGGCTG GGGTTAAGTACGTTGATCAATGGTTTATGGGGAACCCCCAGTGGATCTACTGTATCAGT TGAAAATGTAGGTCTATTAACATTGACACGAGTTGGAAGCAGAAGAGTAATTCAAATCTCTGCAGTATTTATGCTTTTCTTTTCTGTGTTAG GAAAATTTGGAGCTATTCTTGCTTCAATACCTTTGCCAATCATTGGAGCTTTATATTGTGTCTTGTTTGCCCTCATGT CTGCAGCTGGTTTTGATTTACTACAATTCTGCAACCTCAACAGCTATAGGACTAAGTTTATATTAGGCTTCTCAATCTACATGGGCCTTTCTGTGCCACAATACTTCAAAGGTTATGTTATAACCACTGGTCGCGGTCCTGTTCAATCTGGCTCAGCCACG TTTGATCAGATTATGCAAGTGATCTTCACGTCCCCCGCCACAGTGGCAGGAGTTATAGCTTACTTCTTAGACCTGACTCTGGCGCGTAGGCATCCTTTAACCAGGAAAGACAGTGGAAGGCATTGGTGGGCTAAGTTCAAGTACTATGGGCGAGATCCTCGGAGTGAAGAGTTTTATTCTCTCCCTTATGGACTCTCCAAGTACTTTCCTTCAGTATGA